From Polynucleobacter paludilacus:
CATCATTTGCATCTGATGCTCAAAGTAGGCCTTCTCAAATAAATCCCTAGCCTCTCTGAGGGGTAGGTCATAGTAATTTTTGGCAATGCCACTGATGTATTCACCATCAGGCTGAATTGGAGGGGCAGGCTCTGGCGAATTTACTTTTGGAGCGGGGGCGATTGACTGAGCGACTCTACCCTGCTCTGGCTCAACATATTTTGGTGAAGTTTCTAAGGCTTTGTTGACCGTTTTGAGTAACTTTTGAAGCGCGATGGGCTTTTCTAAAAAGTTGAGCGCCCCAATACGGGTTGCCTCTACCGCGGTATCAATCGTGGCATGCCCAGACATCATCACTACTGGCATTGTGAGCTGGCCCGTTTTGGACCATTCTTTTAATAACGTAATACCGTCGGTTTCTGGCATCCAAATGTCCAACAGCACCAAATCGGGACGCATCTGTTCACGAATTTTGCGAGCGTGAGCCGCACTCTCAGCAGCGTAAATCGTATGGCCTTCATCTGTCAGGATTTCATTGAGCAACTCGCGAATACCCATTTCATCATCAACTACCAAAATGCTGGCCATGATTACGCCGCCTCTTTCGCTAGGTTCATAAACAAAATGGATACTTTTGCACCAATCACTTCTTCTCCCTGCATGCGATTCCGGATTTCTATTTTGGCAGAATGATCTTCAATAATTTTCTTCACCACAGCCAATCCCAATCCCGTACCTTTACTCTTGGTTGTTACATAGGGCTCGAATGCCCTTGCCAATATCTTAGCTGGAAATCCAGAACCAGAATCACTTATTGTCAGTCTCACTGCATTTTGCATTATGCCGTTAGCCTCTCCATAAGGAACCAACTCAGTTTTAACTTGAACGGGTTCATTTTGATGACTGCCTTCTAAAGTTGCATCCTGCGCATTCTGTAATAGATTATGAATAACCTGTCTGAGCTGAGTAGGATCACCCATAATATCTGGACAGTGTGGATCTAGTATGACGCGCAATGGGCTGCCCTCATAAAGACCCAGAATCTCTTGTGTGAGCTGATTAATTGATACCGCCTTTAATTGTGGTGCAGGTGTCTTAGCAAAATCCCTAAAATCATTCACCATTTCTTTCATGGCGCGCACTTGGCCAATGATGGTGTCAGTGCTGCGGTTCAGCATTTCTTCTTGCTCGGGAGTTAAGCTACCGGCCAGTTTATGTTGCAGGCGCTCTGCAGACAGCTGAATGGGGGTCAGTGGATTCTTAATTTCATGGGCCAAACGTCTAGCCACCTCACTCCAAGCAATCGAGCGCTGAGCACTGACAACATCGGTAATGTCATCGAATACCACCATCTTTAAATCGGGCGCCAGCTCGGTTCCCCTAACAAAAAGGGTCACGCCCAGCTCATTTTCAAATTCATTGGTTGCGTGGAGCTGAATTTGCTTTTGCCATACAGGGGCCACCTCTTCTAGATTGGCTGAAGCTGCATCGCCTCCAGCAGCAATACTGAGCTTCATAGTAGCAAACCCCTCTTGAATGGCTTGCTCAAATTCCTCTAATACCGGAATTTCACTCAAAGCCTTCCC
This genomic window contains:
- a CDS encoding response regulator, giving the protein MASILVVDDEMGIRELLNEILTDEGHTIYAAESAAHARKIREQMRPDLVLLDIWMPETDGITLLKEWSKTGQLTMPVVMMSGHATIDTAVEATRIGALNFLEKPIALQKLLKTVNKALETSPKYVEPEQGRVAQSIAPAPKVNSPEPAPPIQPDGEYISGIAKNYYDLPLREARDLFEKAYFEHQMQMMGGSMTKISEYTGLERTHLYRKLKALGIDTSKNKGEA